In Paractinoplanes brasiliensis, the following proteins share a genomic window:
- a CDS encoding YchJ family protein, with translation MAQKTKNCPCGRGLAYEECCGPAHHGEPPATAEALMRSRYSAFALDDDAYVLSSWHPKTRPARIEPDPQLRWVGLEIIESTGGGLFDTEGVVEFRAHYRDHGKPGDLVERSRFVRDDGRWAYWGPILTDGSLANI, from the coding sequence ATGGCGCAGAAGACCAAGAACTGTCCCTGTGGGCGTGGGCTGGCGTACGAGGAATGTTGCGGGCCGGCCCACCACGGGGAGCCGCCGGCGACGGCTGAGGCGTTGATGCGGTCGCGCTATTCGGCCTTCGCGCTCGATGACGACGCGTACGTGCTCAGCAGCTGGCATCCGAAGACCAGGCCCGCGCGGATCGAACCCGACCCGCAGCTGCGCTGGGTGGGGCTCGAGATCATCGAGTCGACAGGTGGAGGTTTGTTCGACACCGAGGGCGTCGTCGAGTTCCGCGCGCACTACCGCGATCACGGCAAGCCCGGCGACCTGGTGGAAAGGAGCCGGTTCGTACGCGATGACGGGCGGTGGGCGTACTGGGGGCCGATCCTCACCGACGGATCACTCGCGAACATCTGA
- a CDS encoding carbohydrate ABC transporter permease, with translation MTRTLISQAQLRRGRSRFLYWSLLGVVVAGFTLVFLGPLYWMVTGALKSGQEIAQTPPTLWPHDPQLQNYADAWNNLDLAKLMFNTFYYAAGAVFFQLVFDTAAAYALSKLRPVFGNVILGLMLATLMIPAMVLIVPQYVTAIDLPIVHVNLLDSPWAIWLPLVANAFNIFLLKRFFDSIPEDLIAAAQVDGASPLRTLWSIILPMSRPILGVVSIFAVTAVWKDFLWPKLVMPSPETRTLSVGIYAFSGGTPQNVVIAASVIAAIPTVIIFLLFQRNIMSGLTTGSLKG, from the coding sequence ATGACCCGAACCCTGATCTCACAGGCGCAACTCCGCCGGGGCCGCAGCCGGTTCCTTTACTGGTCCCTGCTCGGCGTCGTGGTGGCCGGGTTCACGCTCGTGTTCCTCGGGCCGCTCTACTGGATGGTCACCGGGGCGCTCAAGAGCGGGCAGGAGATCGCGCAGACCCCGCCGACGCTGTGGCCGCACGACCCGCAGCTGCAGAACTACGCCGACGCCTGGAACAACCTGGACCTGGCCAAGCTGATGTTCAACACGTTCTACTACGCGGCCGGCGCGGTCTTCTTCCAGCTCGTGTTCGACACCGCGGCGGCGTACGCGCTCTCGAAGCTGCGGCCCGTGTTCGGCAACGTGATCCTCGGGCTGATGCTGGCCACCCTGATGATCCCGGCCATGGTGCTGATCGTGCCGCAGTACGTGACGGCCATCGACCTGCCGATCGTGCACGTCAATTTGCTCGACTCGCCGTGGGCGATCTGGCTGCCGCTGGTGGCCAACGCGTTCAACATCTTCCTGCTCAAGCGGTTCTTCGACTCGATCCCGGAGGACCTGATCGCGGCGGCCCAGGTGGACGGCGCCTCGCCGCTGCGCACCCTGTGGTCGATCATTCTGCCGATGTCCCGGCCGATCCTCGGCGTGGTCTCGATCTTTGCGGTGACCGCGGTCTGGAAGGACTTCCTCTGGCCGAAGCTGGTGATGCCGTCACCGGAGACGCGCACGCTCAGTGTCGGCATCTACGCGTTCTCGGGCGGCACCCCGCAGAACGTCGTCATCGCGGCCTCGGTCATCGCCGCGATCCCCACGGTGATCATCTTTCTGCTCTTCCAGCGCAACATCATGTCCGGCCTGACGACCGGCAGCCTCAAGGGCTGA
- a CDS encoding alpha/beta fold hydrolase — protein MERIVLPDGRILEYLVEGPPGGLPLVLHHGTPSGAVRFAPIAESALRHGLRLVLASRPGYGGSSPHPGRRVSDVAADTAALLDGLEAAHFVTVGWSGGGPHALACAAQLPGRCVGAATIAGVAPYNPPGLDWLDGMGEENVAEFEAAANGVQALNTFLTGMADDLARVTSDDVIEAFGDLLSEVDKKALTGGFADYLAESTRYSVSAGIAGWREDDLAILSDWGFRLADIRVPVAVWQGEQDRMVPPAHGHWLAAHLAGAEVHLLPSEGHLSLIAGIDEVIDNLLAHVTV, from the coding sequence GTGGAACGCATTGTCCTGCCCGACGGCCGCATCCTCGAATACCTGGTCGAGGGACCGCCCGGTGGCCTCCCGCTGGTGCTGCACCACGGCACCCCCTCCGGCGCGGTCCGGTTCGCGCCGATCGCCGAGTCGGCCCTGCGGCACGGTCTGCGCCTGGTGCTGGCCAGCCGCCCCGGTTACGGCGGGTCCTCGCCGCACCCCGGCCGACGGGTCTCCGACGTCGCCGCCGACACGGCCGCGCTGCTCGACGGGCTCGAAGCGGCCCACTTCGTGACGGTCGGCTGGTCGGGCGGCGGGCCACACGCGCTGGCCTGCGCCGCCCAGCTGCCCGGACGCTGCGTCGGGGCCGCCACCATCGCCGGCGTGGCGCCGTACAACCCGCCCGGGCTGGACTGGCTCGACGGCATGGGCGAGGAGAACGTCGCCGAGTTCGAGGCCGCGGCCAATGGCGTGCAGGCGCTGAACACCTTCCTGACCGGCATGGCCGACGACTTGGCCCGGGTCACCTCGGACGACGTGATCGAGGCCTTCGGCGACCTGCTGTCCGAGGTGGACAAGAAGGCCCTGACCGGAGGGTTCGCGGACTATCTGGCTGAGTCGACCCGGTATTCGGTGTCGGCCGGGATCGCGGGGTGGCGGGAGGACGACCTGGCCATCCTGTCCGACTGGGGGTTCCGGCTGGCCGACATCCGCGTGCCGGTCGCCGTCTGGCAGGGCGAACAGGACAGGATGGTGCCGCCCGCGCACGGACACTGGCTGGCCGCCCACCTGGCCGGGGCCGAGGTGCATCTGCTGCCGTCGGAGGGACATCTGTCGCTGATCGCCGGCATCGACGAGGTGATCGACAACCTGCTGGCTCACGTGACTGTGTAG
- a CDS encoding ABC transporter substrate-binding protein: MSVPQYRRAAALALAAGLGISLAACSTKSSDDSGTDASGKVTITVDCQPVGAQKELLANWNADVAEFEKQNPDITIKSVSVGEQCNNPPDFTARLAGGTMTDVFYGYMTDLQQVLDSGQAADITAAVSKDTIPTWDSVDPALKEVFTDEGKLYAIPVKNYSMGLVYNKALFSKAGLDAENPPKTWAEVRTAAKKIAGLGGGVAGFSEYSAGNTGGWHFTAELYSQGGRVLSEDGKKAAFNDAAGKQVLQNLKDMRYGDNSMGSRQLLQWGDLLTNAGAGKVGMFIGAPDATQAIVSQFQGKYSDWAMGPMPGQDGPAKGTLGGGEGYFFKKGLSDAQIKAGLKWIAYQKLTPGKGQLDYVRAKPQNYPVGLPQPLLFANGTEAQKQELELRKANANVDTANFKVFEDNPVQIVGEPRNAQAIYAVLDSAMSGVLTNPDANIDALLKTAEEKVNQLQAAGS; encoded by the coding sequence ATGTCCGTACCGCAGTACCGCAGGGCGGCGGCGCTTGCGCTCGCGGCCGGCCTGGGGATCAGCCTGGCGGCGTGCTCCACCAAGAGCAGCGACGACTCCGGGACTGACGCCAGTGGCAAGGTCACCATCACCGTCGACTGCCAGCCGGTCGGCGCGCAGAAGGAACTGCTCGCGAACTGGAACGCCGATGTCGCGGAGTTCGAGAAGCAGAACCCCGACATCACCATCAAGAGCGTCAGCGTCGGCGAGCAGTGCAACAACCCGCCCGACTTCACCGCCCGGCTGGCCGGCGGCACGATGACCGACGTCTTCTACGGCTACATGACCGACCTGCAGCAGGTGCTCGACTCCGGTCAGGCGGCCGACATCACCGCGGCGGTCAGCAAGGACACCATCCCGACCTGGGACAGCGTAGACCCGGCGCTCAAGGAGGTCTTCACCGACGAGGGCAAGCTGTACGCCATCCCGGTCAAGAACTACTCGATGGGCCTGGTCTACAACAAGGCCCTGTTCTCCAAGGCGGGCCTGGACGCGGAGAACCCGCCCAAGACCTGGGCCGAGGTCCGTACGGCGGCCAAGAAGATCGCCGGGCTGGGCGGTGGCGTCGCCGGATTCTCCGAGTACAGCGCGGGCAACACCGGCGGCTGGCACTTCACCGCCGAGCTCTACTCGCAGGGCGGCCGGGTCCTCAGCGAGGACGGCAAGAAGGCCGCCTTCAACGACGCCGCCGGCAAGCAGGTGCTGCAGAACCTCAAGGACATGCGGTACGGCGACAACAGCATGGGCAGCCGCCAGCTGTTGCAGTGGGGCGACCTGCTGACCAACGCCGGTGCGGGCAAGGTCGGCATGTTCATCGGCGCGCCCGACGCCACCCAGGCGATCGTCAGCCAGTTCCAGGGCAAGTACTCCGACTGGGCGATGGGCCCGATGCCCGGTCAGGACGGCCCGGCCAAGGGCACGCTCGGCGGCGGCGAGGGCTACTTCTTCAAGAAGGGCCTGTCCGACGCCCAGATCAAGGCCGGCCTGAAGTGGATCGCCTACCAGAAGCTCACGCCGGGCAAGGGCCAGCTCGACTACGTACGGGCCAAGCCGCAGAACTACCCGGTCGGCCTGCCGCAGCCGCTGCTGTTCGCCAACGGCACCGAGGCGCAGAAGCAGGAGCTCGAGCTGCGCAAGGCCAACGCGAACGTGGACACGGCCAACTTCAAGGTGTTCGAGGACAACCCGGTGCAGATCGTCGGGGAGCCGCGCAACGCCCAGGCCATCTACGCGGTGCTCGACTCGGCGATGTCGGGGGTGCTGACCAACCCCGACGCGAACATCGACGCGCTGCTCAAGACGGCCGAGGAGAAGGTCAACCAGCTCCAGGCCGCCGGTAGCTGA
- a CDS encoding LacI family DNA-binding transcriptional regulator, with translation MTKRLAEVAKKAGVSEATVSRVLNGRSGVSEATRASVLTALDVLGYERPTKLRGERGRLVGLVLPELQNPIFPALAEVVTASLAQRGFTPLLAARTIGGVPERDYIEMLLDHQVSGVVFAGGSYALADAEHGHYRALTDRRMPVVMVNAGVADLGFPHISTDDAVAVEQAYGHLRSLGHERVGMVMGPEDHVPSRRKLAALEGKDFLVERTNFSMESARLAAAKLIERGVTGMICASDVLALGSIRAARRLGLDVPSDISVVGFDDSALMTCTDPPLTTVRQPIEMMGQAAVDLLVNQIEGGGVEPDELLFEPELVVRGSTAPAPQRG, from the coding sequence GTGACTAAGCGTCTGGCCGAGGTGGCCAAGAAAGCCGGCGTCAGCGAGGCGACCGTCAGCCGCGTGCTCAACGGGCGCAGCGGCGTCAGCGAGGCGACCCGCGCCTCGGTGCTGACCGCGCTCGATGTGCTGGGCTATGAACGGCCGACCAAGCTGCGCGGGGAACGCGGCCGGCTCGTCGGGCTCGTCCTGCCCGAGCTGCAAAATCCGATCTTCCCGGCGCTGGCCGAGGTGGTGACCGCCTCGCTCGCGCAGCGGGGGTTCACGCCTCTGCTCGCCGCGCGCACGATCGGCGGGGTGCCCGAGCGTGACTACATCGAGATGCTGCTCGACCATCAGGTCTCGGGGGTCGTGTTCGCCGGCGGGTCCTATGCGCTGGCCGACGCCGAGCACGGGCATTACCGGGCGCTGACCGATCGTCGCATGCCGGTTGTCATGGTCAATGCGGGCGTCGCTGACCTGGGGTTTCCGCACATCTCGACAGATGACGCGGTGGCTGTCGAGCAGGCGTACGGGCATCTGCGGTCGCTCGGGCACGAACGCGTCGGCATGGTCATGGGGCCGGAGGATCACGTGCCGTCGCGGCGCAAACTGGCCGCTCTGGAGGGCAAGGATTTCCTGGTCGAGCGCACGAACTTCTCGATGGAGAGCGCCCGGCTGGCCGCCGCGAAGCTGATCGAGCGCGGGGTGACCGGCATGATCTGCGCGTCCGATGTGCTCGCGCTGGGGTCGATCCGGGCCGCGCGCCGGCTGGGGCTCGACGTCCCGTCCGACATCTCGGTGGTCGGCTTCGACGACTCGGCGCTGATGACCTGCACCGACCCGCCGCTGACGACGGTGCGGCAGCCGATCGAGATGATGGGTCAGGCCGCCGTCGACCTTCTCGTCAACCAGATCGAGGGCGGTGGCGTCGAGCCGGACGAACTTCTTTTCGAGCCGGAGCTGGTGGTGCGCGGGTCGACCGCGCCGGCCCCGCAGCGGGGCTGA
- a CDS encoding glycoside hydrolase family 13 protein, whose protein sequence is MSEKDSQWWRDAVIYQVYPRSYADANGDGVGDIAGIRARLGHLRDLGVDAIWMSPWYPSPMADAGYDVADFRDIDPVFGSLAEAEALIEEAHAAGIRMIVDIVPNHISSEHPWFKAALAGPDAPERDYFWFRPGRGENGDEMPTDWRGEFGGTTWTRTGDGSWYLHLFTPEQPDLNWEHPDVRAEFESILRFWFDRGVDGIRIDSAALLLKDPALPEVTEGEPHPFHDLDGVHEVYRSWRRVADSYGGDRALIGEVWMPEVERFANYLRPDELHAAFNFDFLGCAWDPRLMRECVDRTLHAHAAVGAPATWVLSNHDVTRHVTRYGRADTTFSFDNNLDGTPVDLELGTRRARAAALLSLSLPGATYIYQGEELGLWENENIPPEQFQDPMWGRRGHSRDGCRVPLPWTGDEAPFGFTTATPWLPQPAEWKDRTAQAQTGDPNSMLELYRSAIALRRTESLAGFSWLELGRDVLGFCRGQSFACVVNMSGAPIALPAHRSVLLASGPLDGDRLPADTAVWLRMPS, encoded by the coding sequence GTGTCCGAAAAAGACTCCCAGTGGTGGCGCGACGCGGTGATCTACCAGGTCTATCCGCGCAGCTACGCCGACGCGAACGGCGACGGCGTGGGCGACATCGCGGGCATCCGGGCCCGGCTGGGACACCTGCGGGACCTGGGCGTCGACGCGATCTGGATGAGCCCGTGGTATCCGTCGCCGATGGCCGACGCCGGGTACGACGTGGCCGACTTCCGCGACATCGACCCTGTGTTCGGCTCGCTGGCCGAGGCCGAGGCGCTGATCGAGGAGGCGCACGCGGCGGGCATCCGGATGATCGTCGACATCGTCCCCAACCACATCTCCAGCGAGCACCCGTGGTTCAAAGCGGCGCTGGCCGGTCCCGACGCGCCCGAACGGGACTACTTCTGGTTCCGGCCGGGGCGCGGCGAGAACGGCGACGAGATGCCGACGGACTGGCGAGGGGAGTTCGGCGGCACCACCTGGACCCGTACGGGGGACGGGTCTTGGTATTTGCATTTGTTCACGCCCGAGCAGCCCGACCTGAACTGGGAACACCCTGACGTGCGGGCCGAGTTCGAGAGCATTCTGCGGTTCTGGTTCGACCGGGGGGTCGACGGCATCCGGATCGACTCGGCCGCGCTGCTGCTCAAGGACCCCGCGCTGCCCGAGGTGACCGAGGGCGAGCCCCATCCGTTCCACGACCTCGACGGCGTGCACGAGGTCTATCGGTCGTGGCGGCGAGTGGCCGACTCGTACGGGGGTGACCGCGCCCTGATCGGCGAGGTGTGGATGCCCGAGGTGGAGCGGTTCGCCAACTACCTGCGCCCCGACGAGCTGCACGCGGCGTTCAACTTCGACTTCCTCGGCTGCGCGTGGGACCCGCGGCTGATGCGTGAGTGCGTCGACCGTACGTTGCACGCGCACGCGGCCGTGGGAGCGCCGGCCACCTGGGTGCTGTCCAACCACGACGTCACCCGGCACGTCACGCGTTACGGCCGCGCGGACACCACGTTCAGCTTCGACAACAACCTCGACGGCACCCCGGTCGACCTCGAACTGGGCACCCGCCGGGCCCGCGCGGCCGCCCTGCTCTCGTTGTCGCTGCCCGGCGCCACCTACATCTATCAGGGCGAGGAGCTGGGGCTGTGGGAGAACGAGAACATCCCGCCCGAGCAGTTCCAGGACCCGATGTGGGGCCGGCGTGGGCACAGTCGCGACGGCTGCCGGGTGCCGCTGCCGTGGACCGGTGACGAGGCGCCGTTCGGCTTCACCACCGCCACCCCCTGGCTGCCCCAGCCCGCCGAGTGGAAGGACCGCACCGCCCAGGCCCAGACCGGCGACCCCAACTCGATGCTCGAGCTCTATCGGTCGGCGATCGCTTTACGCCGTACGGAATCTCTGGCCGGCTTCTCGTGGCTCGAGCTCGGCCGGGACGTGCTCGGATTCTGCCGCGGCCAGAGTTTCGCCTGCGTCGTCAACATGTCGGGCGCCCCCATCGCCCTGCCCGCCCACCGATCCGTGCTGCTCGCCAGTGGCCCCCTCGACGGTGACCGCCTCCCCGCGGACACCGCCGTCTGGTTGCGCATGCCCTCCTGA
- a CDS encoding discoidin domain-containing protein — translation MSRWRRSLAVAVAAGVVAALVHAPAAQAAGPNLAAGKTFSASSHTDVYPAGNAGDGNASTYWESSNNAFPQWIQVDLGTAQQVNQVVLKLPPATAWATRTQTLSIQGSTDGGSYATLKASAGYQFNPASGNTVTVDFTAAGARFVRVNITGNTGWPAGQLSEVEVYGPVSGGDTQAPSVPGNLALTQPGADQIRLTWSASTDNVGVTGYDVFADGVLRTSVAGNVLTYTDTQPATATVTYQVRAKDAAGNTSALSNAVTRTGTGQPGSNLALGKPIEASSVVHTFVATNANDNNTATYWEGSAYPATLTVKLGANAAVSSVVVKLNPDSAWGPRQQTFAILGRDQGATAYTTITGPASYSFSPATGNTVTIPVSATTADVRLSFTANTGAPSGQVAELQVIGTPAPNPDLTVTGTTVSPAAPVETDTITLSATVRNAGGLASPASDVNFYLGTTKVGTANVAALAAGASATVSAGIGARDAGSYSVVAKVDEAGTVIESNEANNSFTSSLTVTPVSSSDLVASAVSWSPGNPTAGNTVTFSVTLKNQGSAASAGGGHGVTLTVLNGSSVVRTLTGSWTGTLAAGASSPAITLGTWTAANGRYTVRTVIAGDANELSVKQANNTSERPFFVGRGANMPYDMYEAEDGTIGGGAAVVGPNRTIGDLAGEASGRRAVTLDQTGAYVQWTTRAATNTVVARFSIPDGTTSSINVYVNGTLNKTLPLTSKYAWLYGNEAAPQNSGTGPRHIYDESHTLLTGSFPAGSVVKLQKDSGNSGNIAIDFINTEQVAPKANPDVSRYVVPSGFDQQAVQAALDSARQDTSKLGVYLPAGDYQTSSKFQVYGKSVRVVGAGPWYTRFFTPTTQTETDAGFRADSTANGSTFADFAFFGNYTIRIDGPGKVFDLANVSGITIDNIWTEHVVCLYWGANTDNMVIKNSRIRNTFADGVNMTNGSTGNLVDNNDARATGDDSFALFSAIDAGGADEINNVYSNLTSTLTWRAAGIAVYGGYANTFKNIYIADTLVYSGITISSLDFGYPMNGFGADPPTVFDNISIVRAGGHFWGAQTFPAIWMFSASKVFQGIRVSNVDIIDPTYSGIMFQTQYDAGGRPVNPITDSVFTNVTISGARKSGDQFDAKSGFGIWANPMPEAGQGPAVGSATFTNLQFSNNFRDIENTTSTFTIIRN, via the coding sequence ATGTCCAGATGGAGAAGATCGCTAGCGGTCGCCGTGGCCGCCGGTGTCGTCGCCGCCCTCGTGCACGCCCCGGCGGCCCAAGCAGCCGGTCCGAACCTGGCCGCCGGCAAGACCTTCAGCGCCAGCAGCCACACCGACGTCTACCCGGCCGGCAACGCGGGTGACGGCAACGCCAGCACGTACTGGGAGAGCAGCAACAACGCGTTCCCGCAGTGGATCCAGGTCGACCTCGGCACCGCCCAGCAGGTCAACCAGGTCGTCCTCAAGCTGCCGCCGGCCACCGCCTGGGCCACCCGCACCCAGACGCTCAGCATTCAGGGCAGCACCGACGGCGGCTCGTACGCGACGCTCAAGGCGAGCGCGGGCTACCAGTTCAACCCGGCGAGCGGGAACACCGTGACCGTGGACTTCACCGCGGCCGGCGCCCGGTTCGTCAGGGTGAACATCACCGGCAACACGGGCTGGCCGGCCGGGCAGCTCTCCGAGGTCGAGGTCTACGGCCCCGTCTCGGGCGGCGACACGCAGGCGCCCAGCGTGCCCGGCAACCTGGCCCTCACCCAGCCGGGCGCCGACCAGATCCGGCTCACCTGGTCGGCGTCGACCGACAACGTCGGGGTCACCGGTTACGACGTCTTCGCCGACGGCGTGCTGCGGACCAGCGTCGCCGGGAACGTGCTGACGTACACCGACACCCAGCCGGCCACCGCAACCGTCACGTACCAGGTGCGGGCCAAGGACGCCGCCGGCAACACCTCGGCGCTGAGCAACGCGGTCACCCGTACGGGCACCGGGCAGCCCGGCAGCAATCTGGCGCTGGGCAAGCCGATCGAGGCGTCCTCGGTGGTGCACACGTTCGTGGCCACCAACGCGAACGACAACAACACCGCCACGTACTGGGAAGGCAGTGCCTACCCGGCGACGCTGACGGTGAAGCTGGGCGCCAACGCGGCGGTCTCGTCGGTCGTGGTCAAGCTCAACCCGGACAGCGCGTGGGGCCCGCGGCAGCAGACGTTCGCGATCCTCGGCCGTGACCAGGGCGCCACCGCCTACACCACGATCACCGGCCCGGCCTCGTACAGCTTCAGCCCGGCCACCGGCAACACGGTGACCATCCCGGTCAGCGCGACCACCGCCGACGTACGGCTTTCCTTCACCGCGAACACCGGCGCGCCGAGCGGGCAGGTGGCCGAGCTGCAGGTGATCGGCACCCCGGCCCCCAACCCGGACCTGACAGTCACCGGCACGACCGTTTCGCCGGCCGCCCCGGTCGAGACCGACACGATCACCCTCTCGGCCACCGTCCGTAACGCCGGCGGTCTGGCCAGCCCCGCGTCCGACGTCAACTTCTATCTGGGTACGACGAAGGTGGGCACCGCGAACGTGGCGGCGCTCGCGGCGGGCGCGTCGGCGACCGTCTCGGCGGGCATCGGCGCTCGCGACGCGGGCTCGTACTCCGTAGTGGCCAAGGTCGACGAGGCCGGCACGGTCATCGAGTCCAACGAGGCCAACAACTCGTTCACGTCGTCCCTGACCGTGACGCCGGTCAGCAGCTCCGATCTGGTCGCCTCGGCGGTCAGCTGGTCGCCGGGGAACCCGACGGCGGGCAACACGGTCACGTTCTCGGTGACGCTCAAGAACCAGGGCTCGGCCGCCTCGGCCGGAGGCGGGCACGGCGTCACGCTCACTGTGCTCAACGGCTCGTCGGTCGTGCGTACGCTGACCGGGTCGTGGACCGGCACGCTGGCCGCGGGCGCGTCCTCGCCGGCGATCACACTGGGCACCTGGACGGCGGCCAACGGGCGTTACACCGTACGGACGGTCATTGCCGGCGACGCCAACGAGCTGTCCGTGAAGCAGGCCAACAACACCAGCGAGAGGCCCTTCTTCGTCGGCCGTGGCGCGAACATGCCGTACGACATGTACGAGGCCGAGGACGGCACGATCGGCGGCGGCGCGGCGGTCGTCGGGCCCAACCGCACGATCGGCGACCTCGCCGGCGAGGCCTCGGGGCGCCGCGCGGTGACGCTCGACCAGACCGGGGCGTACGTGCAATGGACCACCCGGGCGGCGACCAACACGGTGGTGGCGCGGTTCTCCATCCCCGACGGCACCACCAGCTCGATCAACGTGTACGTCAACGGCACCCTCAACAAGACGCTGCCGCTGACCTCGAAGTACGCCTGGCTCTACGGCAACGAGGCGGCGCCGCAGAACTCGGGCACCGGGCCGCGGCACATCTACGACGAGTCTCATACCCTTCTCACCGGCTCTTTCCCGGCCGGTAGTGTCGTCAAGTTGCAGAAGGATTCCGGTAATTCGGGCAATATAGCGATCGACTTCATCAACACCGAGCAGGTTGCTCCGAAGGCCAATCCGGATGTTTCACGTTATGTCGTACCTTCCGGGTTCGACCAGCAGGCCGTGCAGGCCGCGCTGGACAGCGCCCGCCAGGACACGTCGAAGCTCGGCGTGTACCTGCCCGCCGGTGACTACCAGACGTCGTCGAAGTTCCAGGTGTACGGCAAGTCGGTGCGCGTCGTCGGGGCCGGCCCCTGGTACACCCGGTTCTTCACGCCGACGACGCAGACCGAGACGGACGCCGGGTTCCGGGCCGACAGCACCGCCAACGGCTCGACGTTCGCCGACTTCGCCTTCTTCGGCAACTACACGATCCGCATCGACGGGCCCGGCAAGGTGTTCGACCTTGCCAACGTCTCCGGGATCACGATCGACAACATCTGGACCGAGCACGTCGTGTGCCTCTACTGGGGCGCCAACACCGACAACATGGTGATCAAGAACAGCCGGATCCGGAACACGTTCGCCGACGGGGTCAACATGACCAACGGCAGCACCGGCAACCTCGTCGACAACAACGACGCCCGAGCCACCGGCGACGACAGCTTCGCGCTGTTCTCGGCGATCGACGCGGGCGGGGCCGACGAGATCAACAACGTCTACTCCAACCTGACCTCCACGCTGACCTGGCGGGCCGCGGGCATCGCCGTCTACGGCGGGTACGCCAACACGTTCAAGAACATCTACATCGCCGACACCCTCGTCTACTCGGGCATCACGATCAGCTCGCTGGACTTCGGCTACCCGATGAACGGGTTCGGCGCCGACCCGCCGACGGTCTTCGACAACATCTCGATCGTGCGGGCCGGCGGCCACTTCTGGGGCGCGCAGACCTTCCCCGCGATCTGGATGTTCAGCGCGTCGAAGGTGTTCCAGGGAATCCGGGTCTCGAACGTCGACATCATCGACCCGACCTACTCCGGAATCATGTTCCAGACGCAGTACGACGCCGGCGGCCGGCCGGTGAACCCGATCACTGACAGCGTGTTCACCAACGTCACCATCAGCGGGGCCCGCAAGAGCGGCGACCAGTTCGACGCCAAGAGCGGCTTCGGCATCTGGGCCAACCCGATGCCCGAGGCCGGGCAGGGACCCGCGGTCGGGTCGGCGACCTTCACCAACCTGCAGTTCAGCAACAACTTCAGGGACATCGAGAACACGACGTCCACCTTCACGATCATCAGGAACTAG
- a CDS encoding carbohydrate ABC transporter permease, producing MAIMTASGVTRTAPPAPVKARGKAARRWKDNLTGHAFLIGAVLCFALFMWFPMIRGIVMSFQRTRRGETTWVGWDNYTRIVADPSFWIAWKNTFLFTILALVLGYALPFFVAILLNEFRHAKGYLRVLVYLPVMLPPASALFLFKYYAYDPSEAGLFNAILKALHLPTSEWMQSPTMTIPAMVIASTWMNMGSAVLIYLASLQNIPGELYEAAELDGAGVWRRIWNVTIPQTRLILALLAMLQIVATMQLFIEPLILANGAGTQDSATSVAYLIYQHGFFQNDLNGAAALGVIMLVVLAAFSAVYVRLTTKQD from the coding sequence TTGGCGATCATGACCGCCTCGGGTGTCACCAGGACGGCGCCGCCGGCCCCGGTGAAAGCCAGAGGCAAGGCCGCTCGTCGATGGAAGGACAACCTCACCGGGCACGCGTTCCTGATCGGGGCGGTCCTCTGCTTCGCCCTGTTCATGTGGTTCCCGATGATCCGCGGCATCGTGATGAGCTTCCAGCGCACGCGGCGCGGCGAGACCACCTGGGTCGGCTGGGACAACTACACCCGGATCGTCGCCGACCCCAGCTTCTGGATCGCCTGGAAGAACACGTTCCTCTTCACGATCCTGGCGCTCGTGCTGGGGTACGCGTTGCCGTTCTTCGTGGCGATCCTGCTCAACGAGTTCCGGCACGCCAAGGGCTACCTGCGGGTACTGGTCTACCTGCCGGTGATGCTGCCGCCGGCCTCGGCGCTGTTCCTCTTCAAGTACTACGCGTACGACCCCAGCGAGGCCGGCCTGTTCAACGCGATCCTCAAGGCGTTGCACCTGCCCACGTCGGAGTGGATGCAGTCGCCGACCATGACCATCCCGGCCATGGTGATCGCCTCGACCTGGATGAACATGGGCAGCGCGGTGCTGATCTATCTGGCGTCGCTGCAGAACATCCCGGGCGAGTTGTACGAGGCGGCCGAGCTGGACGGCGCGGGAGTGTGGCGCCGGATCTGGAACGTGACGATCCCGCAGACCCGGCTCATCCTCGCGTTGCTGGCCATGCTGCAGATCGTCGCGACCATGCAGCTGTTCATCGAGCCGCTCATCCTGGCCAACGGCGCCGGTACGCAGGACTCGGCAACCTCGGTGGCCTACCTCATCTATCAGCACGGCTTCTTCCAGAATGACCTGAACGGCGCCGCCGCGCTGGGCGTGATCATGCTCGTCGTGCTGGCCGCGTTCTCCGCCGTCTACGTGCGACTGACGACGAAACAGGACTGA